The genomic stretch ACCAGATTGTGGCATCTTTGCTATATGTGGATGAAGATTCACTAGAATTATTGGAATGCTTGTCTTCACAAGATGCCTccattatttatatgaaatttgtTTGATAGATAATGAGGGATAGGTATTGATGTATCAGGTCATTTCATATATTTCCAATAAGCTACCAGTTCATCAGCTGTTTAACTTAGTGTTTGATAGTGTTTAGCTGTGAATGATTGTGTTCAGAATTGGGCCATTCTGTTTTGTTAGCTTAAATCCAGTGTCACTTTCTGTTCTAGTTCCGCAAAGAGATCTGCGAGGAAGTGAGTGAATGCGTGATGGAGAAGGTCTCGGGAATGATCAAGGAGATGAAGTTCCCCTCCACTTCAGGGTCTGAGACAGAAGTCGAACATCAGGTTGCAAGTAAGTGTCTGTTTTGTGGTTGTAGGAGATGAAAAGATGTTCAGTGGATGGTGTGCACTTCTGTTTAGTCAGTGTTTATCATATGTTGTGAAATTATTTTCGCTCTCCTCTTGCCAACATTACAGAAGGGAATGCAAAGCTGCAAATGAAACTGCAGTAAGAACCCACAGAAAGCCAAAGCATGCCAGCGCGCACGGGATGGAAAGAATGAAGAGATCAAAggcaagaagaaaaaggtgaaggcTGGAGAAAATGATGTGGGTGCAAAGCGCAAGAAGTTGGCCAAAGAAGAGAGAGGCTCatgaagaagcaggagaaaatggaaaaaagaagctGATGTGCAAGTAAGTTGTTTTGGGATTTGTGAAACACCTGGTCCTCTAATGGTGGCTCAGTCTTCAGTTACTGAGTTGAACAGTTTGTTCCTAGAGTATGGGAGGATAGTCTGCAACAAGTCATAATAGTTGCAGAAATTTTGAGGAGGAATAGACTGCCAAGTTCTTATAAATTAAGAACAAAAAGGTAAGGTAAATATAGTGGAATTGCCAGTGAAAAGAGAGAGTTTCCACGCCCTCTTCCTGCCTCTGCTCTTCAACTTAATGGATTTCTAAGCTCACTCTGAAAGGTTAGTTATCCATGGCGATTGAGTTCTTATATTCTGATAATAGTATCATCAAGGAGAACAAGTAAGAATGTAaagatacatatacttacacaccaaAGATAAAGTACTTTCCTCTCACCTTATTCTATCTCTCCTGAtaaacataaaagagagagagcctGGAAATGCTATTTGAAACTTTTCTGTGGGTAATTCTGTTTAAGTTTGTGCTCTTTTTTGGTTagcaatattttattatcatatgctTGTCCTCATACGATAATTATAAAGCTGATCATTATATAGTATGATTTTTGATGTTGGATGCTTTAATTTCATTAGTCCAGAAAATACCAGTCTGTTAGGCATAAAGTATAGACAGTTATACTCTTTTTGAGAATTAGATTTTCATGAGACTTGTACTATTGGAGGTGAGTGTGAACGCAAAAACAATATCAGAGTATCATTTGTATACTGACTCAGTTATTTTCATGGCAAAGGTAAGAGTAATAAATGTATTCTTCTTCATCCAAGCATGGAAGCATGATAAtttaaccttttatttatttcttatttattattatttttttttttcaagaataacaTAATTGTTTTAAGAAATAGTTCTGCTGCAATAGTCTTAACATTCTTACCACTTGCTGTTTTCTTAAGACTATTCCATTCTGCCCGATTTCAGTCAGATGGAATGCATTTTACTCTTACAAAAACTTAAGAAATATATGAGTTGTGCTTGAATGCTGTTTTGTATTAGAAACAAAAAAGTCTATAGCACCTGATTTACTGCCTgcaatagtatatttttttatattattattattttttttttataaggagagagaaagaagtgggcAAAAAAATAGGTAGGTGGATACTCTATCAGTTATTTTAGGAGGATTTTTAGAGATTTTAAGAGTGTTTTAATCACCACTAGCAGATATGTTGATGAGATGGACAAGCAGTCGCACTCAGGAGAAGGTTTTGGCAAAGATGGAAGGTCTGCGCAAGAAACAGTCCTGCTCCCCAGAGGAACTCAACAAGCTCAGAAAGATGGTTGACAAGCAGCATAGGGTTATCACAGCTGAGCAGCGACAGCAACGCAGAAACGACCGAAAGCAGGAAACCAGAAGGCAGCAAATCAAAGAAATTCAATATCGACAATAAGGTAAGCCAGGCACCATCTCGAGAGTTGCACCAGTTTAAAAATGTTTGCACAGAAACTGAAACAGGAAAGAGCATGATCTAAATAAGGagtaattaaatttgttttctcTTAGGGATTCCCTGTAGATGCATCACTGTTGCATGCTGCCCTACAGGAGCTGGAAGCCTTGGCTGAAGACTCGCCCAACGAGGGCACAGCTGGCATCAGCACAAGGGGTTACGATGCCCTCTATCTCCATGACGTGACCTATCCTGATGGCTCCGAGGTGGGTCCTGGAACAGAGTTTGTCAAGACGTGGAGGGTTGCTAATACTGGTGTGGAGCCTTGGAATGAGAAGGTGAGGTTTCCTTGGCCTTTTTCACAGATAACAGGCAAGAGGATAAAGGAAATTTAGACAAAGATGATCTTCTTAGTAGAGTTTTCTTCCAATGGGATTGTAAAGAGTTAGTGAAGCTAAAgctattaccattttattttatagagTAAAGCTAAagtttttatcactttttcttataaatttgttTTACTAATAAAGAATATCCGTCTGTAACATGTTTAGAGGTAGAATAAAAGGGTTTgaaatgttttaataattaatCTTGCTTAATGTTTCATCTCAAGACAACATTGTGCAAGTGGAGCCAAGTGCGTTTCCGTGGCTCTTCCTGCTGGCTGGAAGCTGAAGCCGTCCTCAAAGAGGTGGTGTGCCCTCCCCTGGAACCTGGCCAGGAAGGTGACATATCCATCACCTTCACAGCACCAagtaagtccccccccccctcctgatattttgtgtgttgggtttggtttCAGGTTTGAGTGGGTCAGAGCATGTGGTTCTTATGTTTAGAGAAAAAGCAATAGCTGTTTTGGATGTGTAGGTCTTTGTGTACAAGCAGTATCTATAAATGATAAAGAGTTGTAAATAACCAATTGAAATATTCTTTATTTGCAACAAAAGGTGAGCCCGGCTGGTATGCCACTCATGGAGGTTCTGCCAGCGAGGTCGTGTTTTTGGGAACCAGATGTGGTGTGCTATTTACGTGGCAGACCGAAATGTGCGTGAGAAACTGGAGCCAGTTCAGGGTGAAGATGTTGCAGTAAGTGCAGTCAATTTCTGATCGTGATtagttgattttcttttttttttcttttttttattattattattgttgttgttgttattattaatattattcttgttattatttgttattattattatgttatgataattatagttatttaatattattattaattttattattattattattattattattattattattattattattattgttgtttgttactattgttgctatatgttgttgttttagtattattataatttttgtacaatgttatatatatattgctcctatctatttttaacaaaatttttgtgCTTGGGAAAGTGTTTTGGGAAAAGTGATTTCACGGAAGTACGTAGCACAACCCCTCTTCTTCCAGTCTGCGTGGGCGGTTTGTTTTGGGTGACTCCAAAAAAATGTCCGTAAAAGGGGCCATTGCTGTAGTGAGGATCTGTCtgtataaagaggaaaaagagggggggagaggaaggggaagaaaggagggagggagccaaAGCACAAAGGGGAGTAAGCCCAAGGGCCCCTTGGGGCGGCATTGTAGAGAAAACTACTATATCAAATTTCGTTTGAGAAGGAGCTAAAAAGGTACACCTCCAACTGGCCTGAAGTCTTCCCTTTTGTTGGTTTTTGGCCGTTGTCTCCTTTAGTTTTAGGTTTGTTCTTTGgtcaaaagttttccttttttcttttcttcatcccactctctctctctctctctccctttctctttctctctctctcttattctctcactatgtttctctctctctctttctttctctctcttctcttcttcctttttttctcgcttcTCTATGAAAAATTCTCAAAAtcttattaattttgtttgtatGATTGTCAGAAGATGCTTTATTTTTTCAGAACCTAAAGAGCTGGACCTTTTCCCGGTGAAAGCCGAGGGAGGGAAGTACGACGGCCGAGCGGGGGTCTATCTCCCTTTTAGGGGAGGCAAGGTGGTCCCTCAGGACCCAGCCCGGAGATGATCCGGGGTTCCTCAACAATGCTGTGGGgagtaaattttttccccatattaaaGAAAAAGGGATTCGTTTTTACGCTTGTATGAAAACAGATGGGCAAAaggacacatttttttctttaaaccaattttaaaactttttaaaaatgactAAAGACTAGGGGAGTGAGATTTCTggtctttaattttttgtttagggaaaatttttaatcaaaggtACCATGAGGAAAAGGCAAAGAAACCGTGGAGCCCGCTGAGGGGTCAATGGTCGGAAAAGGACCAAGAATCGGGAAAAGAAGGAATCGTGCAGACCAAAAGGTCTTTCGGGCCCTGACACTTGAAAGCATCTCTAGTGGGTCCTTCTCTGAATTAGATTCTGAGGATCAAGCCATCTTGAATAAAGTCTGACACAGAATACTCGGACAATGAGTATTGTCTTGTAATCTGCCCGAATGCTTAAAACTTTTCCTCACCATACAATGGTAAGTGGGtttgagggaaagggaatgaaagtgGTTCTCAGTTTCTggtttgtgcatttttttattaAGGTGTTATTTTTCAATGTATAACTGATAATGTTGCACTTTTTCCGGGGTCTTGCTGATCAGTTGTGCAAGATATGCATGAGTTTAGCCGACCAGACTCCCAGAATTTCCTAACGGCAGATGAAGAGACCGAACAACAGCCGTAGCCTCTGACTTGCAGGATGACCAGGCTGAACCCAGTGGAAAAGGTTCTGGAAGGATCGTCAAATAATTCCACTACTTCTCAGGGAAGCCATTTGTCCACTGTAGTTGAGGTATCTCAAGAAAAGGCTCAGACCCCCCCCGCAGGCAATCAGGGAAGAAAATGCCAATGCCGAGCCACCAACAGATCAAACCCTTCATGGAAGTCCCTGCTGAAGCTTTGAAAACCCAAAACCTTGGCTTACGCAGTTCAGCAGTCATCAGGGGAACAAAAAACCTGAGGAAGGCAAAACAGTCGAGTTCCAAAGACGACACCACCTGGTCAGAGCCAAAGCTGCTCAAAGTGTTGTATGCGAACAGCCATCTTCCACCCAGGTATTCACCTGCATGAATCCTTTTTTGGTCGGTATATTGCGTAGGGCCAAGGTTAGTTGAGGAAAGGAGCAGAGGATCAATATTGAGCAAAAAACTTAGAAACTACAAGTAAGTAAAGCAAAATTGGTCCTTTATCTCGGCACCAACTTCTCATTCAGCATAAGGATCACAGGCCACTCTCAAGATGTAAGATTGGCAAAGCAGCTGCCATTGCTGCTGGGGGGACAGAACTTTCCTTTGGATCTTTTTGGTGCTCTGCCTGATGAATTGGTCAGCATCATCCCCAGAGGATTTGGTTTCGTGGGGCATGGAACACTGCCGCTCCTTCATTTACAACGAATCAACCCCGGTTAGCTGAAAGCTGTTTGCTTACTGGATTGGGGGTTTCAGAAGGACTGGTGAAACAGGAGGTTTAGGCAAGGCATTACAATGTGAAAGGTTGTTCAGGCAAACTGAAGAATGTTAGGTTAATGTGTATGGTTTAAGGTGATGATAAAggtattgcatttattattacaGAAGAGTGAAACATCTTTTCTTCTGTTCAGATTATCGTCCATAATACTGTTTCTCTCtgcaatagaaaataaaaagccaGCCCTTTCTTCCTCAGGGAAATGCTATCACCGACTGGAACCGATTCTCCTGATCAGTCTACGCTTCAGAAGAGAGCTCAGCCCCAAGTCagagtcccaaaaaaaaaaaaaacccaaaaagaggaACCTGTTCAGAAAGAGGAATCTTCCCCTGaggtgagaaaggaggaaaagaactaGCTCTTGTGTTTTTGACTCGTCGTAGCTCAATTTCCCTTGCCACTTTTAACCTGGTAATCTTTAATGAGGTGGAGAACATATCTTTTTCATTAGGGGGGTCTTAGGCAAAAGCTTAAATGGAAGTGGTTTGGGCGCTTttggagttgatttttttttttggactttttgaAAGCATATCAGAAATTCAGTCTCAGCATTTACCTTGTCACTCAAACAAAGTTAGCCTTCTGTTTCTCAAAGGACCATTTTTAGGTACTTTGATAGAATCCtgccctctcttttttttgaggCATActtggttttttcattttttgtatttattttttttgttttttgatatttgATTTTCCATGGGAAGTCCTTTTTTGGTGTCTAGCTGTCATTTTTCCAAAAGCGTTATATTCATTTCACATTTTCAGGCCAATTAAGAGGTGCTGGAAGCTTCCCGTACTAAGGCATGTAAAACTAAATGCAAAACTTATTATTTTGCCTCCCAATGTGTCAGATGTGCATGATCTTGAGTTTTATTTCTCCTTGAGAAAACTGTTTGGTGGTTTTGATATAGATTTGATGTTGTCAAAACAAAAGTATTAAAAGAACATAACCAGTTGTAGGAAAGGTTCACATGGAAATGGACTGATCCTTTCTACCTCATACGGCAAAACACCATAACCCGTTCTTGAATTTGATATCAAGAACAAATGTTAGTTTTACCTGATTCAAGTGCATTTCACTTCGGTTTACCCAAGAACTTTGTGACTCTGCAAAAAAATGCATGCACCTCTGATTtttcacttggaaaaaaaaaaaaaaaaatgttctttggtTGCATagcttatgtatgtgtatagtgtacagaaggagaaagatacaAATTGGAGCTAGCATTGCCATCTCGCAACTGCAATTTTTCTCaaattatgaattaaaaaaattgtaaaggtaTCCCTTAGGACGTTTCTTtctttaatatgcatataatgaaTTTTGAATATTCATTCAGGAAGCTCTGatacatgtatttttaaaatttagtatttatatatgggcTTTTTAACTTCTGTTCATGATTCATAGGGATATAAGGAGTGGTTGTAGTGCttccaaactctttttttttctaaatttttcaaaATGGCAGGTACAGTTgtgacccaaatttttttttttttttttttttcttccttttttctgattttgttattGTGTGAGCGAGTGAACTGACCACTCGTTTCAGCATTGCATTTTTTGGTTGttgcaaattttctttttcttttcctatattttttttcaactaaagGACCATGCCTGTATTGTACCCTCAGAGACGGACTTCACCCTTGCCGCCCCCTATGCAGCAGCTTGAAGACATGGGCTTTGGCAACCGAGAAGTGAACCAACGCCTTCTCACAAAGTACAATAATGATGTTTCGTGTGCTGTGGCTGAACTCATAGTTCTCAATTGtcagtaaacaaaaaatatatataaataatttcatcatCGCTTGTACCTACGGGCTGTCACTCTGATAGATGGAATGTTATGTTCATGAATAATTTATCTTGAATATGAAGAAAGATGATGTAGTGTTAATTGTGataggaaataaaaaagtttaatgttTAGTCAAGAAACATGATACATTTAGTTATTATGATTGTCGTATTAAATGATAGGCGCGCGGGGAATGCTTTCTCAGAAGATTGGAGTTTACACATAATATGGTGGGGGACCatgcttgtgtatttgtgttttatgttaCTTATATGTTAAAGATGTatctaagggaaaaaaattgggaggggGGAAATCCCCAAGAACATCATTTTATTCGTAAATAAAATGATCATTCGTCCAGaaacttttctc from Penaeus monodon isolate SGIC_2016 unplaced genomic scaffold, NSTDA_Pmon_1 PmonScaffold_5031, whole genome shotgun sequence encodes the following:
- the LOC119571076 gene encoding uncharacterized protein LOC119571076, encoding MVAQSSVTELNNFHETCTIGDGQAVALRRRFWQRWKVCARNSPAPQRNSTSSERWLTSSIGLSQLSSDSNAETTESRKPEGSKSKKFNIDNKGFPVDASLLHAALQELEALAEDSPNEGTAGISTRGYDALYLHDVTYPDGSEVGPGTEFVKTWRVANTGVEPWNEKTTLCKWSQVRFRGSSCWLEAEAVLKEVVCPPLEPGQEGDISITFTAPSEPGWYATHGGSASEVVFLGTRCGVLFTWQTEMCVRNWSQFRVKMLQ